A single genomic interval of Desulfomicrobium macestii harbors:
- a CDS encoding pseudouridine synthase, whose product MVIISPDFEVIAQEPGFFVVHKDPGLDFHDCDGRPGLCTLVRDRLGRRVFPVHRLDKATSGLLLLAESREWAGVLAGLFRERAVSKYYVALSDMAPHKKQGLIQGDMIRSRRGSWMLARTMERPARTRFLSWSVRPGLRLFVLKPMTGRTHQLRVAMKSLGAPVLGDVLYHPIVPEWPDRMYLHAHTLRFSLDGKDFAYACPPKSGVMFLEDATRSALEALGPLDALAWPRSAGSFSRM is encoded by the coding sequence GTGGTGATCATCTCGCCGGATTTTGAAGTGATCGCACAGGAGCCCGGATTTTTTGTCGTGCACAAAGACCCGGGGCTTGATTTTCATGATTGCGACGGCCGTCCCGGGCTGTGCACTCTGGTCCGGGATCGGTTGGGCCGGAGAGTTTTTCCGGTGCATCGTCTGGACAAGGCCACCTCCGGGTTGCTGCTTCTGGCCGAAAGCCGGGAGTGGGCCGGGGTCCTGGCCGGGCTGTTTCGGGAACGCGCCGTGAGCAAATACTACGTCGCCCTTTCGGACATGGCCCCGCACAAAAAGCAGGGGCTCATTCAGGGCGACATGATCCGTTCGCGCCGGGGTAGCTGGATGCTGGCCCGGACCATGGAGCGTCCGGCAAGGACGCGGTTTCTGAGCTGGTCCGTGCGGCCGGGCCTGCGCCTCTTCGTCCTGAAACCCATGACCGGGCGCACGCATCAGCTGCGCGTGGCCATGAAGAGTCTGGGCGCGCCTGTCCTGGGCGATGTCCTCTATCATCCCATTGTCCCGGAGTGGCCGGATCGCATGTATCTGCACGCCCACACCCTGCGTTTTTCCCTGGACGGAAAGGATTTTGCCTACGCCTGCCCGCCCAAAAGCGGAGTCATGTTTCTGGAGGATGCGACCAGGAGCGCCCTTGAGGCCCTGGGGCCGCTGGACGCCCTTGCGTGGCCAAGGAGCGCGGGAAGTTTTTCGAGGATGTAG
- a CDS encoding tetratricopeptide repeat protein yields MTDLVFVATSQDSLFQETRDHLAKLGYSNCARFSSGKAAVEFIKFNPARIIIVDTEVEDLTIAEFVSALREVRQAEYLHILVISAERAEEFVLGVISAGCSGLVLRPYNLSALEKHMAQSRKMVQTQDSDRETVEQAETLIVQGRYEDAIGDLTLVVNQEDEQASRLFFRGCQFLVDKKWSDAIQAFNQSLARNQTFIKAYEGLAQAYLGKNDTDRYRHYLQKAAEEYAKLNNFAKVKKIFVEIVKYDINAPNPYNTLGIRLRQEKQYKEAIQAYFQAVQLSPKDENIHYNMAKAYFCDAQPANALECIKLALGLSPEHIEALKMYRLLTGISWEDNSNAPFQPPKGM; encoded by the coding sequence ATGACGGATCTCGTTTTCGTGGCCACAAGCCAAGACTCCCTTTTCCAGGAAACCAGGGATCACCTTGCCAAGCTCGGATACAGCAACTGCGCGCGATTTTCCTCGGGCAAGGCGGCGGTGGAATTCATCAAGTTCAATCCGGCCCGGATCATCATCGTCGACACGGAAGTCGAGGACCTGACCATCGCCGAGTTCGTCAGCGCCCTGCGCGAAGTCCGGCAGGCGGAATATCTCCACATTCTGGTCATTTCGGCGGAGCGGGCCGAGGAGTTCGTGCTTGGCGTCATCTCGGCCGGATGTTCGGGACTGGTTTTGCGCCCCTACAACCTGTCGGCCCTGGAAAAGCATATGGCCCAGTCCAGAAAGATGGTGCAAACCCAGGACAGCGATCGCGAAACCGTGGAGCAGGCCGAGACGCTCATCGTCCAGGGCCGATACGAGGACGCCATCGGCGACCTGACCCTCGTCGTCAACCAGGAGGACGAACAGGCCAGTCGCCTCTTCTTCCGAGGCTGCCAGTTTCTGGTGGACAAGAAGTGGTCCGACGCCATCCAGGCCTTCAACCAGTCGCTGGCCCGCAACCAGACCTTCATCAAGGCTTACGAAGGACTGGCCCAAGCCTATCTGGGCAAGAACGACACCGACCGCTATCGTCATTACCTGCAAAAAGCGGCCGAAGAATATGCAAAGCTCAACAACTTTGCCAAGGTCAAAAAAATATTCGTCGAAATCGTCAAATACGACATCAACGCGCCCAATCCATACAATACGCTGGGCATCAGACTGCGTCAGGAAAAACAGTACAAGGAAGCCATCCAGGCTTATTTTCAGGCCGTCCAGCTTAGCCCCAAGGATGAGAACATTCACTACAACATGGCCAAAGCCTATTTCTGCGATGCCCAGCCGGCAAACGCGCTGGAATGCATCAAACTCGCCCTGGGTCTGTCTCCGGAACATATCGAAGCGCTCAAGATGTACCGTCTGCTGACCGGCATATCCTGGGAAGACAATTCAAACGCCCCCTTTCAGCCGCCCAAGGGGATGTGA